The following coding sequences are from one Bradyrhizobium sp. 200 window:
- a CDS encoding site-specific DNA-methyltransferase codes for MTKYGPHNPHPLSTMRTELVWEGKYDEFGSRREVDAARLSMPLQKIETIDEPRSRAAGQGELFDEKKAHRDDFRNRLIWGDNKLITASLLQEFKGAIDLVYIDPPFDVGADFSMRVPLGDEDDSVSKDQSILEMVAYRDMWGRGAASYLNTIYERLTLTKELLSERGSIYIHIGPNVSHLVRLIATDVFGPEFDRREIIWKRVSSRSHGQYYPATHDSILFFTKSQTPIWNQLYEPLDEKYVNDKYRFKDPDGRKYRRDNCLNQNKNRPNLTYEWNGHVRTWRWTKDKMQDLERSGRLVYTKNGVPEYKRYLDESEGVTLQSVWTNIPPVNSQAMEDTGYDTQKPEALLERIIKASSNEDDLVADFFCGSGTTLAVAEKLGRRWIGSDLGRFAIHTTRKRLIGVQRELHEEGSAYRSFDVYNLGRYERQWWQIDALKGADDEHRKLVLRFFRAEELTLAPSPLLHGRKGAAFVHVDGIDSIFSRGEVVALAEAVKAAGGREVYCLAWDFEMDIRQVVAAAEAEHGVKVRLHRIPREIMERNRTEVPPFFEVALLEAAPVYRKNGTGVKIVDIKLQNFLPSLTEVPSKELEALQERAVQSGFDFIDFWAVDFDWKPDQPFNHHWQDYRARKDRGLKTVSDAEFVYESGGRRTACVKVVDVFGCDTSITVEVET; via the coding sequence ATGACGAAATACGGACCGCACAACCCGCACCCGCTTTCAACGATGCGCACCGAACTGGTGTGGGAGGGCAAATACGATGAATTTGGGAGCCGCCGTGAGGTAGACGCGGCTCGGCTTTCTATGCCGCTACAAAAGATCGAAACCATCGACGAGCCACGCTCACGCGCAGCGGGTCAGGGTGAGCTGTTTGATGAGAAGAAGGCGCACCGTGACGACTTTCGGAATCGCCTCATCTGGGGCGATAACAAGTTGATTACAGCGTCGTTGTTGCAGGAATTTAAGGGGGCTATCGACCTCGTTTATATCGATCCACCGTTCGATGTTGGCGCCGACTTTTCTATGCGGGTTCCGCTCGGGGACGAAGATGACAGCGTCTCGAAGGATCAAAGCATTCTAGAAATGGTCGCATACAGGGATATGTGGGGACGCGGTGCCGCGTCTTATCTGAATACAATTTATGAGCGGCTCACGCTCACCAAAGAACTACTTTCGGAGCGCGGAAGCATTTACATCCATATCGGTCCAAATGTTAGCCATCTTGTCCGATTAATAGCGACCGATGTGTTCGGTCCAGAGTTCGATCGCCGAGAGATAATATGGAAGCGAGTTTCCTCTCGCAGCCACGGCCAATATTACCCGGCAACCCACGACTCGATTTTGTTCTTCACGAAATCCCAGACGCCTATTTGGAATCAGCTCTACGAACCACTCGATGAAAAGTACGTAAACGATAAATACCGGTTCAAAGACCCTGACGGACGTAAGTATAGGCGGGACAATTGCCTTAACCAGAACAAGAACAGGCCGAACCTCACATACGAATGGAACGGCCACGTTCGTACATGGCGCTGGACAAAGGACAAGATGCAGGATCTCGAACGTTCCGGTCGTCTGGTTTACACGAAGAACGGAGTGCCCGAATACAAGCGCTATCTGGACGAGTCTGAAGGTGTCACGCTCCAATCAGTATGGACGAATATCCCTCCTGTTAATTCGCAGGCGATGGAAGATACAGGCTATGATACGCAGAAGCCTGAGGCGTTGCTTGAAAGGATAATCAAGGCTTCCTCGAACGAAGACGATCTCGTAGCCGATTTCTTTTGCGGGTCGGGGACGACCCTTGCTGTAGCTGAAAAGCTGGGTCGGCGGTGGATTGGGTCGGATCTTGGCCGCTTTGCCATTCATACGACGCGAAAGCGTCTGATCGGTGTGCAACGTGAGCTTCATGAAGAAGGGAGCGCCTATCGTTCCTTTGATGTTTACAACCTCGGACGCTATGAACGGCAGTGGTGGCAGATCGATGCCCTCAAGGGCGCCGACGATGAGCATCGCAAATTGGTGCTCCGATTCTTCCGGGCGGAAGAATTGACGTTGGCTCCCTCGCCTTTGCTTCACGGGCGCAAGGGCGCGGCTTTCGTCCACGTCGATGGGATCGATAGCATCTTCAGTCGCGGCGAGGTCGTCGCCCTCGCAGAGGCTGTGAAGGCCGCGGGAGGCCGAGAGGTATATTGCCTTGCCTGGGATTTCGAAATGGATATCCGGCAGGTGGTCGCCGCTGCCGAAGCAGAGCATGGCGTGAAGGTGCGGTTGCATCGCATCCCACGCGAAATTATGGAGCGCAATAGGACAGAAGTACCGCCTTTCTTCGAAGTAGCGCTGCTCGAAGCGGCCCCTGTCTACCGGAAGAACGGAACGGGCGTTAAGATCGTCGATATCAAGCTCCAAAACTTTCTGCCTTCGCTCACCGAGGTGCCATCGAAGGAACTCGAAGCACTGCAAGAGCGGGCGGTACAGAGCGGCTTCGATTTCATTGATTTCTGGGCCGTAGACTTTGATTGGAAGCCAGATCAGCCTTTCAACCATCATTGGCAGGATTATCGGGCGCGCAAAGACCGGGGTTTAAAAACGGTGAGCGACGCGGAGTTCGTCTATGAGAGCGGCGGGCGACGCACCGCCTGCGTGAAGGTCGTCGATGTATTCGGCTGCGATACCAGCATCACCGTGGAGGTCGAGACATGA
- a CDS encoding DUF2130 domain-containing protein, with amino-acid sequence MTEPTITCPSCSTEIKLTESLAAPLVRATREEYQAKLSRKEADVAKREAALRTELGQIEEARRSIEDQVAEKLKAARTAIAAEEAKRAQVAAAADLESKSREVADLQALLGQRDAKLQEAQKAQAELLRKQRELDDAKRELDLTVEKRVQESVNEIRLKAKTEAEEGLKLKVAEKEHQIASMQRQIDDLKRRAEQGSQQLQGEVLELQLEATLRSHFPWDTIEPVCKGEFGGDVTQRVHGTLGQACGSILWETKRTKNWTDGWLAKLRADQRASGAEIAILVSSALPKEIETFGSIDGIWITDVQFAIPLAVALRQSLIEISCVRHAQEGQETKMQLVYQYLTGPKFKHRVEAIVEKFSDMQADLDRERKSMMRLWAKREAQIHGVIESTVGMYGDLQGIAGKALQEIEGLQVPLLEGSVQQDGF; translated from the coding sequence ATGACCGAACCAACAATAACCTGTCCGTCTTGCTCGACCGAGATCAAGCTGACGGAGTCGCTTGCGGCTCCGCTCGTCAGGGCGACACGCGAAGAATATCAGGCAAAACTTTCTCGCAAGGAAGCTGACGTTGCCAAGCGCGAGGCCGCCTTGCGAACGGAGCTGGGGCAGATTGAGGAAGCCAGGCGATCGATTGAGGATCAGGTCGCGGAGAAGCTGAAAGCGGCGCGGACGGCGATAGCCGCTGAAGAAGCAAAGAGAGCTCAGGTAGCCGCAGCCGCAGATCTTGAATCAAAATCAAGAGAAGTTGCCGACCTCCAGGCTCTCCTAGGGCAGCGGGATGCGAAGCTGCAGGAAGCGCAAAAGGCGCAAGCCGAATTGCTGCGCAAGCAGCGCGAGCTGGATGACGCGAAGCGCGAGCTCGATCTCACGGTTGAAAAGCGAGTCCAGGAGTCAGTCAATGAAATCCGCCTGAAGGCAAAGACGGAAGCTGAAGAAGGCTTGAAGCTCAAGGTCGCGGAGAAGGAGCACCAAATTGCGTCGATGCAACGCCAGATCGATGATCTGAAGCGTAGGGCAGAGCAAGGGTCGCAACAATTGCAGGGTGAAGTCCTTGAACTCCAGCTTGAAGCAACGCTTCGATCTCACTTCCCTTGGGACACTATCGAGCCGGTTTGCAAAGGAGAATTCGGCGGGGACGTAACGCAGCGTGTACATGGAACGCTTGGTCAAGCCTGCGGATCAATCCTCTGGGAAACCAAGAGAACAAAGAACTGGACAGACGGCTGGCTCGCCAAATTGCGCGCTGACCAGCGCGCTTCCGGCGCCGAGATAGCCATCCTTGTTTCCAGCGCGCTTCCGAAGGAGATTGAGACCTTCGGATCGATCGACGGCATCTGGATCACAGATGTTCAGTTCGCTATCCCGCTTGCCGTCGCACTTCGCCAATCGCTAATCGAAATCTCCTGCGTGAGGCACGCTCAGGAAGGGCAGGAGACGAAGATGCAGCTCGTCTACCAGTACCTCACCGGCCCGAAGTTCAAGCATCGCGTGGAAGCCATCGTCGAGAAGTTTTCCGATATGCAGGCTGACCTTGACAGAGAGCGCAAGTCAATGATGCGCCTGTGGGCAAAGCGCGAAGCGCAAATCCATGGTGTCATCGAGTCAACCGTCGGAATGTACGGCGACTTGCAGGGCATAGCGGGTAAGGCCCTTCAGGAGATCGAAGGCCTTCAAGTTCCATTGCTGGAGGGGAGCGTTCAACAAGACGGCTTCTGA
- a CDS encoding ThiF family adenylyltransferase translates to MEPWLATFEEAIDGSGFRHVAAGAVADFMRRYGAPAGAFVEGRRRGGQELVILNLLTGAPQRPVYPVLHTERVGVLFTRENAQPLVTMLREDFPDTEHQQLVPEGFPATICIDDRPWAEARLTWTPAELIERIVSWFRRAGRGELHDARQPLDPVLMGSPLSFFIARSVLDASPAQDLIAEHDPGDGAILRVRKAEPGKLPSTAEPFCIVTYKVPPEHMRRLKFAPHSLASLAAILGERRINLFDDLRTRLGAWIAEGPSAAWRLNGRFAVIVEMPIVSPRGVQQDGLDHRAFVTARSAGDIAVALGIAQPSQGLGKVGYVKMIGATTPDEAAIAAIEVQAAEVHLAFEADFAARLTGRSSSDERNTILAGAGAIGSHVADSLAREGRFRWTVVDDDRLLPHNLARHVARGDAVTRPKARILADHINSTLAGPPRATAIPANLFAAGDEGAAIESALRGADLIIDATASVVAARHLSDHAAPGRRVSLFFNPAGDAAVLLVEPADRALTLRDLEAQYLGLVLRTERLADHLGRPAETVAYTGACRAITNRIPQSQAAILSGLTASGLTAAIDGGSAAIRIWTLAPDGGVRVETMTPEPVARFRAGAWEIAIDEGLVRRIRVMRDACVPSETGGILFGLVDIPAKRIHLVDASAAPPDSDEQPGSFVRGVDGVEELMDSVRQRTAGQVRYVGEWHSHPPRSSARPSAVDGQQIDWLAALMGMDSMPALMLIAAETELAMIFADQQAERLPQRRTA, encoded by the coding sequence ATGGAACCCTGGCTGGCCACCTTCGAGGAGGCGATCGACGGCTCCGGCTTCCGCCATGTGGCGGCCGGAGCCGTTGCGGACTTCATGCGCCGCTACGGCGCGCCAGCCGGCGCCTTTGTGGAAGGCCGCCGGCGCGGCGGGCAGGAACTCGTCATTCTCAACCTTCTGACGGGCGCGCCGCAGCGTCCCGTCTATCCGGTCCTGCATACCGAGCGCGTCGGAGTCCTCTTCACGCGGGAGAATGCGCAGCCCCTCGTCACGATGTTGCGCGAGGACTTTCCCGACACCGAGCACCAGCAGCTTGTGCCCGAGGGCTTCCCGGCCACGATCTGCATCGACGATCGGCCTTGGGCCGAGGCGCGGCTGACGTGGACGCCGGCGGAACTGATCGAGCGCATCGTGTCGTGGTTTCGCCGGGCAGGGCGCGGCGAGCTGCACGATGCCCGCCAACCGCTCGACCCAGTACTGATGGGCAGCCCTCTCAGTTTCTTCATTGCACGGTCGGTGCTCGATGCCAGCCCGGCGCAGGACCTTATCGCCGAGCATGATCCGGGCGACGGCGCGATTCTGCGCGTGCGCAAAGCGGAGCCGGGCAAGCTTCCGTCCACCGCCGAGCCATTCTGCATCGTCACCTACAAGGTGCCGCCCGAGCACATGAGGCGCCTGAAGTTTGCGCCTCATAGTCTCGCCAGCCTTGCGGCGATACTCGGCGAACGCCGAATCAATCTATTCGATGATCTCAGGACGCGGCTTGGCGCCTGGATTGCCGAAGGACCTTCCGCGGCATGGCGTCTCAATGGCCGTTTTGCCGTGATCGTGGAAATGCCGATCGTCTCGCCGCGCGGGGTGCAGCAGGACGGGCTGGATCACCGCGCCTTTGTTACCGCGCGTAGCGCGGGCGACATCGCGGTGGCGCTCGGAATCGCGCAACCGTCCCAAGGTCTCGGCAAGGTCGGCTACGTAAAAATGATCGGGGCGACGACTCCCGACGAGGCGGCTATCGCGGCCATAGAGGTACAGGCCGCCGAAGTGCATCTCGCATTCGAGGCTGACTTCGCGGCGCGGCTCACGGGCCGCAGCTCATCCGACGAGAGGAACACGATTTTGGCCGGCGCGGGCGCCATCGGCTCGCATGTCGCCGATTCACTTGCGCGCGAAGGTCGCTTCCGCTGGACGGTGGTCGATGATGACCGGCTCCTGCCGCACAACCTTGCGCGTCACGTTGCACGGGGAGACGCGGTGACCCGCCCCAAAGCGAGAATTCTCGCGGACCACATCAACTCCACTCTTGCCGGGCCGCCGCGCGCGACTGCGATTCCGGCAAATCTCTTCGCGGCAGGAGACGAGGGAGCCGCAATTGAAAGCGCGCTTCGCGGCGCGGACCTAATTATCGACGCGACGGCCTCCGTGGTCGCCGCGCGGCACCTCTCGGACCATGCGGCGCCGGGCCGACGGGTGAGCTTGTTCTTCAACCCGGCAGGCGATGCGGCGGTGCTGCTCGTAGAACCCGCGGACCGCGCACTCACGCTGCGCGACCTCGAAGCTCAATATCTTGGACTTGTGCTGCGAACGGAGCGTCTTGCCGATCATCTCGGCAGGCCGGCTGAAACCGTCGCCTACACCGGCGCGTGCCGCGCCATCACCAATCGGATTCCCCAATCGCAGGCGGCAATCCTGAGCGGGTTGACAGCTTCCGGTCTGACCGCCGCCATCGATGGTGGATCGGCGGCGATCCGCATCTGGACTCTCGCGCCTGACGGCGGGGTCAGGGTCGAGACGATGACGCCCGAACCCGTCGCGCGCTTCCGGGCAGGCGCTTGGGAAATCGCCATCGATGAGGGGCTCGTGCGGCGCATCCGCGTCATGCGCGACGCCTGCGTTCCGTCCGAGACCGGCGGCATTCTCTTTGGCCTCGTCGATATTCCCGCGAAGCGCATTCACTTGGTCGATGCCTCCGCCGCGCCGCCGGACAGCGACGAGCAGCCGGGCAGTTTCGTGCGCGGAGTCGACGGCGTCGAGGAGCTTATGGACAGCGTGCGCCAGCGCACGGCTGGGCAGGTGCGCTATGTCGGCGAATGGCATTCGCATCCGCCGCGCTCATCGGCAAGGCCAAGCGCCGTCGACGGCCAGCAGATCGACTGGCTCGCCGCGCTGATGGGGATGGATTCCATGCCGGCGCTAATGCTGATCGCCGCGGAAACCGAGCTGGCGATGATCTTCGCCGACCAGCAGGCGGAGCGGTTGCCGCAGCGACGCACGGCATGA
- a CDS encoding patatin-like phospholipase family protein: MQMTKSTIGLALSGGGARAMAFHLGCLRALNDLGILERVQILSTVSGGSVIGALYAANDESFPAFEARVRAALARGLAGPAIRTAFRTGEGLKALLCGMLVGSANLFFVAFTWLLWLGSFLLPGAVRPRWQMDTWHLPFRRFASRTTILRRAMDDELFKGKRLRDLQGRRPLLIVNAAELRTGSAFYFTPNESGSWRLGRLARPDITLAHAVTASAAYPMFLPALDEELPFDKRDGTRRSERVNLTDGGVYDNLGLAPLWPDRDPSISLNVEPVDTIICCRAGYGLRHDPPSQFMIARLKSAIACIHDRAQNAAMKRLFELRGTGKLRTVVLPFLGQDDSRLKHRPPGLVTREESYAYPTDFSAMSEEWIERLGRRGEQLTKALIAEHAPELAAKPPSEISAEAGEDNTGRRHASIA, from the coding sequence ATGCAGATGACGAAATCGACGATCGGCCTTGCCCTGTCCGGCGGCGGCGCGCGCGCCATGGCCTTTCATCTTGGGTGCCTGCGCGCCCTCAACGACCTCGGCATCCTTGAACGGGTGCAGATCCTGTCGACGGTCTCAGGCGGCAGCGTCATCGGCGCGCTCTATGCGGCGAACGACGAGTCTTTCCCGGCTTTCGAAGCGCGCGTACGCGCGGCGCTTGCGCGCGGGCTCGCAGGCCCCGCGATCCGGACGGCATTCCGGACAGGGGAGGGTTTGAAGGCCCTTCTTTGCGGCATGCTTGTCGGAAGCGCCAACCTGTTCTTCGTTGCGTTCACATGGCTGTTGTGGCTCGGTTCGTTTCTCCTGCCCGGTGCGGTGCGGCCCCGCTGGCAGATGGATACCTGGCACCTGCCGTTCCGCCGCTTTGCGAGCCGCACCACGATATTGCGCAGGGCAATGGACGACGAGCTGTTCAAAGGGAAGCGCCTCCGCGACCTGCAAGGCCGAAGGCCGCTCCTGATCGTCAACGCCGCCGAGTTGCGCACGGGCTCTGCGTTTTACTTCACCCCCAACGAGTCAGGGTCCTGGCGCCTCGGCCGGCTGGCGCGCCCGGATATCACGCTCGCGCATGCGGTGACCGCCTCGGCGGCCTATCCAATGTTCCTGCCAGCGCTCGATGAAGAGCTGCCCTTCGACAAGCGCGACGGCACAAGGCGCTCCGAGCGCGTGAATCTCACCGACGGCGGCGTCTACGATAATCTCGGGCTCGCGCCGCTCTGGCCGGACCGCGATCCGTCCATCAGCCTCAATGTGGAGCCGGTCGACACGATCATCTGTTGCCGGGCGGGATACGGGCTGCGCCACGACCCGCCGAGCCAGTTCATGATCGCGCGTCTGAAGAGCGCCATCGCCTGCATCCACGACCGGGCCCAGAACGCGGCGATGAAGCGGCTGTTCGAACTGCGCGGCACAGGCAAATTGCGCACCGTCGTCCTTCCCTTTCTCGGGCAGGATGACAGCAGGCTCAAGCACCGGCCTCCCGGTCTGGTCACGAGGGAGGAGTCCTATGCCTATCCCACCGACTTCTCGGCGATGAGCGAAGAATGGATCGAGCGCCTCGGTAGGCGCGGGGAGCAACTGACCAAGGCGCTGATCGCGGAGCATGCCCCGGAGCTGGCGGCCAAGCCGCCGTCCGAGATTTCTGCGGAAGCAGGTGAAGACAACACTGGACGGCGGCATGCCTCAATCGCTTGA
- a CDS encoding MBL fold metallo-hydrolase: protein MLAKVHFFPLGNADTLRLDLADGRKVLVDYADMRCADDDKDLRCDLPSELRRDLAKARRNNYDAVCITHLDDDHCCGFGEFFWLEHAKVYQDDDRVRITELWVPAAAICEEGLDGDARLVRAEAIHRLRQGKGVRVFSRPELLKECFAKLGIDFESRKHLIVNAGKIVPGYAKEGPAQAEFFVHSPFGWRQDEQTVIDRNQNSIVMQVTFREGGNDTYAILGSDVDYESISTIVQVTRGKGNDDRLLWDLMKLPHHCSYLSLGPDRGTDETKAVPNVKWLFETQGRSGGIIVSPSWPIPAKGSKEDDDVQPPHRQAANHHRRVTSNIGGQFTVTMEYPSKARPAPFGFEITAYGIAMIIAAPMVSTYAAASTPRAG from the coding sequence ATGCTTGCGAAAGTTCACTTTTTCCCTCTCGGAAATGCCGATACGCTCCGCCTCGACCTCGCGGACGGCCGCAAGGTGCTGGTCGACTACGCCGACATGCGCTGCGCCGACGACGATAAAGACCTGCGTTGCGACCTCCCCTCGGAGCTCCGGCGCGATCTGGCGAAGGCGCGGCGCAACAATTACGACGCCGTCTGCATCACCCATCTCGACGACGACCACTGCTGCGGCTTCGGTGAATTCTTCTGGCTTGAGCATGCGAAGGTGTACCAGGACGACGACCGCGTCCGCATTACCGAGCTTTGGGTGCCTGCCGCGGCGATCTGCGAGGAGGGCCTTGATGGCGATGCGCGGCTGGTGCGCGCGGAGGCCATTCACCGGCTGAGGCAAGGCAAGGGCGTTCGGGTGTTTTCCCGTCCCGAACTTCTCAAGGAGTGCTTTGCGAAGCTCGGCATCGACTTCGAAAGCCGCAAGCACCTGATCGTCAACGCCGGCAAGATCGTGCCGGGCTACGCCAAGGAAGGACCGGCGCAGGCCGAGTTCTTCGTCCACAGCCCGTTCGGCTGGCGGCAGGACGAGCAGACGGTGATCGACCGCAACCAGAACTCCATCGTCATGCAGGTGACGTTCCGCGAGGGCGGCAACGACACCTATGCGATCCTCGGGTCGGATGTCGATTACGAGAGCATTTCGACGATCGTGCAGGTGACCCGCGGGAAGGGTAACGACGACCGGCTGCTCTGGGATTTAATGAAGCTCCCTCACCATTGTTCGTATCTCTCGCTCGGCCCGGACCGAGGAACGGATGAGACGAAGGCCGTCCCGAATGTGAAGTGGCTGTTTGAAACGCAGGGACGCAGCGGCGGCATCATCGTATCGCCGAGCTGGCCAATCCCTGCGAAGGGATCGAAGGAAGATGATGACGTGCAGCCGCCTCACCGGCAGGCGGCCAATCACCATCGCCGCGTAACGAGCAACATCGGCGGCCAGTTCACGGTCACGATGGAGTATCCGTCTAAAGCAAGGCCTGCGCCGTTTGGCTTCGAGATCACCGCCTACGGGATCGCGATGATCATCGCGGCGCCGATGGTCAGCACCTACGCCGCAGCTAGCACGCCGCGAGCCGGCTGA
- a CDS encoding WYL domain-containing protein, with amino-acid sequence MGKETADLRWGVEQRLEFIEFQLFWEGRLNRADITRYFGVSVPQASKDLSQYQELAPDNVVYDRSEKRYFAAKNFTPRFLKPDPDRYLSQLWMIAEGAVSREESWVSRPPSFETLPMPRRHVDPEVLRHTLAAIRERQALEVRYQSLSGNRPQATWRWISPHAVAHDGQRWHVRAFCHIDRSFKDFLLPRFLKTRATALAEAMPEQDAIWNEIVTVALKPHPGLSDDQKHVVAQDFGMKGGLLEMKVRLALLYYLLKRLNLDFNEEKRPAREQHVVLADPNDVRLALQRAQAPTLAETNARATGCAN; translated from the coding sequence ATGGGCAAGGAAACAGCCGATCTGCGCTGGGGTGTTGAGCAGCGCCTCGAATTCATCGAATTCCAACTCTTCTGGGAGGGTCGGCTGAATCGGGCCGACATCACCCGTTACTTCGGCGTCTCCGTGCCACAGGCTTCCAAGGACCTGAGCCAGTATCAGGAGCTGGCGCCAGATAACGTCGTCTATGACCGCAGTGAAAAGCGCTACTTCGCCGCAAAGAACTTCACGCCCCGCTTCCTGAAGCCGGACCCGGACCGCTACCTCTCGCAACTATGGATGATCGCCGAGGGCGCCGTCAGCCGCGAAGAGAGCTGGGTATCGCGCCCGCCCTCGTTCGAAACGCTGCCGATGCCACGCCGCCATGTGGATCCCGAAGTGCTGAGGCACACGCTCGCGGCGATTCGTGAACGTCAGGCGCTTGAAGTTCGTTACCAGTCTCTATCCGGCAATCGCCCGCAGGCGACATGGCGTTGGATATCGCCCCATGCAGTCGCTCACGACGGGCAGCGCTGGCACGTCCGCGCATTCTGCCACATCGACCGCTCCTTCAAGGACTTCCTACTGCCGCGATTCTTGAAGACGCGGGCAACCGCGCTTGCGGAAGCAATGCCCGAGCAGGACGCGATCTGGAATGAGATCGTGACCGTCGCGTTGAAGCCTCATCCCGGCCTGTCCGATGACCAGAAGCACGTGGTCGCGCAGGATTTCGGGATGAAAGGCGGGCTTCTTGAAATGAAGGTCCGTCTCGCGCTTCTTTACTATCTGCTGAAGCGGCTCAACCTTGATTTCAATGAAGAGAAGCGGCCGGCTAGAGAGCAGCACGTTGTCTTGGCCGATCCAAACGACGTGCGCTTAGCGCTGCAACGGGCACAGGCGCCCACACTCGCAGAGACAAATGCACGCGCGACAGGCTGTGCCAATTGA